A region from the Gammaproteobacteria bacterium genome encodes:
- a CDS encoding transcriptional repressor, whose translation MLTQSEQSDVLLREAMERSGQRFTTQRAAVFRFLHATDTHPTADDVYRNVRADLPGISLGTVYKSLETLVGCGLARKLASGNSSARYDGRMDPHYHARCLECGRLRDVPAPVKPESVVDVPVVMDGFAVTELRLEVVGYCDGCRPD comes from the coding sequence ATGTTGACCCAGTCCGAGCAGAGCGACGTCCTCCTCCGGGAGGCGATGGAGCGGAGCGGTCAGCGCTTCACCACGCAGCGCGCCGCCGTCTTCCGGTTTCTGCACGCCACCGACACCCATCCCACCGCCGACGACGTGTACCGCAACGTGCGCGCCGACCTGCCGGGCATCTCCCTGGGAACCGTCTACAAGAGCCTGGAGACGCTCGTGGGATGCGGGCTCGCGCGCAAGCTCGCCAGCGGGAACAGCTCTGCCAGATACGACGGGCGCATGGACCCGCACTACCACGCGCGCTGTCTTGAGTGTGGGCGGCTGCGGGACGTGCCCGCGCCGGTCAAGCCGGAGTCGGTCGTGGACGTGCCCGTCGTGATGGACGGCTTTGCCGTCACCGAGTTGCGGCTGGAAGTGGTGGGCTACTGCGACGGCTGCCGCCCCGACTAG